The Candidatus Acidulodesulfobacterium acidiphilum DNA window CAATGGTCGAGGCATCTTGCTCTTTCATATTACGATATGTCTCCTATGGTTGCCTATACTATCGCGTTAACAACTTTTTTCGGAAGATTCAATTCCCAGTTTTTCGTCAGATTTGCCGCGCCCGCTATTTCTTTGCTTTTGTCTTTGTTTGCATATTCGGCTTTAAAAAAAATAACCGGAAAAACCTTGCCGCCGTTAATATGGGCGATTTTATTAAATGCAGTTCCGATATTAAATATAGGTTCTATTCTGATAGTTTACGGAAATTTACAGATGCTGTTTTTTTCGTTGACGATTCTGCTGTTGATATATTTTATTATTTCCGGTAAAGATTTTTACTGGTATTTAATCGGAATATCCACCGGATTTGCTTTACTGAGTAAATATACGGCGGCATTTATTTATCCTATAGTTTTAGCTTTTCTTATTTTAAGCCGTAAACACAGAAAATATCTTTTTAAAAAAGAGCCTTATATAGCGTTTTTAATATCGGTAATTATATTTGCTCCCGTAATAGTTTGGAACAGCTTTAACGATTTCGTATCGTTCAGGCATCTTATGACGCTGTCGGGCGGATATAAAAGCTTTGATATATTTTCAAAAAACCTTACTTTATTTATAGGATCGCAGGCGGGTATTATTTCTCCATTTTTATTTTTAATAATGATGGTTTCTATATTTGCCGGCTTATACATCGCCTTAAAAGAAAAGAACGACGTTTATTTAGTCCTTTCCTCGGCATCTATAATACCTTTTTTATATTTTTTATATCAATGCACAAAAACTATGGTTCAGCCTAACTGGCCTGTTTTTTTATATTTTCCGGCTTTCCTGCTTGCTTCTCTTGTCGCTTACAGACTTTATGAAACTTCTAATAAGAAAATAAAAAAAATAATCGTTTATTTTTACGGCCTTTCGTTTATTACCGGCATTCTGTTTTCGGTTATTATTTTTATTTCCCCTTATTATCCCGCGGTAGGAAAACTGTTTAACGTTAAGATAAGCAAAAGTCCTTTAAGGGATATGCTGGGATGGAAAAATATTGGCAAAGATGCAGATTTTATTTTAAATAAATACAAAAAAGACCGGCTTCTTATAGCCGCAAGAAGATTTCAAACTGCAAGCGAACTTGCATATTACGTTAAAGGAAGACCGCAGACGTACTCGTTTAACTATTTTATGAGAAACAATGAATATTCGCTTTGGAATAATTTTAAAAACAAAAAAGGACGGAATTTTCTTTACGTGATAGATACAAAATACGGAAAAAACTTAGAAAAAAGCTTATGCGAAAATTTTAAGAGTTGTTCTCTCGTTAAGAAAACCGTGATAAAAAATAAATTCGGCCAGAAAATCAGGACGGTAAAATTTTATATATTAAAAGATTTTCTTTACAAAGATAAATATATGTTTAAAAAATTCTCTTCTAAAGAATTTTAATTTAAAAAATTAAACTTAAAATTTAAAAACCTTTTTCGTTAAGAACTTTTAACGGTTCCGAAATCATATCGCTGAATTCCGCTTCTTTTTTTGAAAAACCGAACGCTAATGCCATTAACTGCGTCAGATAAACAATAGGGAGTTCGGAGTCCTTTCCAAATTTCTCGACTATCTTAGGCTGATTGACGTCTAATGCGCCGGCGCATTTAGGGCATATAAGAGCTATAACATCGGCTCCGGCTTTTTTAGCCTTTGAAATCGTCTGAGAGCATAAGGTAAAGGATGTTTCCTCGTCCTGAACTACGTTTCTGCCGCCGCAGCACTGCACTTCATTGCCGTAAAAAACAGTTTCCGCACCTAATGCTTCTAAAAATTCATGCATGAAACGGGGTCTTTCTGAATTATCCATTTTAGGTTTTTTATCCGTAAAGGTGTACATAGAAGGTCTGGAATAAAGGCATCCATAATAAGGAGCTACTTTAAGTCCTTTAAGGGGTTTAACGACGTTCTTTTTTACTTCTTCTACGCCTTTTTCGTTATACAAAAACTCGAGAATGTGTCTTGCTTCGCCGTCCGGAATATATTCCTCTTTAAATTCGCCCGCTTCTTTAAATATTTCGTTTACTGCGGTAAGTTCGTTTTGATTTTCCTTAACTCTGTTAATAGACCTGGAAAATTCGTGGTAGCATACAGAACAAGCCATAACTAAATTTTTAGAGCCGAGCCTGTTTTTAGCAATCATCATATTTCTAAGAGGCAAGTACATAGAAGCTGCGCCTTTAGATTTCATTTCTCCTATTCCGCAACAGTTATAATCGGGTATTTCTACAAGTTCAATGCCCATTTTTTTTGAAACCAACTTTGAACTGTTATTATACGCTCTGTCTATAGTCAATAAGGCGCAACCAGGATAATACGCAGCTTGATTTTCCTTTAATTTATCCATTTATTTAAACCCCCGCTTCGCTGTTTTCAATAGTTTTTAATTTATGTAAATAATTTTCTATTGCTTCTTTGGAACTGCTCCAGTTATGAGGCTTGCCCAATCTTAATACGGAAAATGCCCTGCCGTCTTTAACCATTTCAAAAATAGCGCCTCTTTCTATTTTTCCGAGCATCTCTTTAGTTCTGCCTGATTTTTGCATTGCGGATGTATGAAGTTTGGCAAGGTCAAGTCTTCCGTGTCCTATTATCATATCTTCGTATATTGTTTTTACTTCCTCGTCAAGCTTTAATTTAGTTTTAACCTCTTCGGAAAAATATTTTTTCATAACAAGCGCAAGTGCTTCCATCATTTCGGCAGGATTTACCTGTTTTGGGCATCTTTGGGAACATTTATAGCATCCCACGCATCTCCATGCAACGTCGATATATTTCTTAAGTTCTCTTAAGTTGCCCAACTGCATCATATAAATAAACGCCCTTGGATTAAATCTTCTATATAAAGGCGTCACGGTACAGCTTGCGGTACACATCCCGCACTGCCAGCATCTGTTTATTCTTGAACCGACTACCGTTTTCTTAATTTCTTCAAAAAAACTTCTGTCGAAATCGGAATCAACGCGTGAAATAATGAAAGTATTCCAGCGACCGGAGACATCTACGCCGTCTATAACCAGATTTTTTTCTTCTTTAATATTGTCGTCTTCAATAAGATGCCTTGCTACTATATGTTCACCTTTTTCGGCAACCGGTCTGCCGCCGCCCGAATTTTCTTTATCATGCTTTTCTATAGCCATATTTTTCCTCCTATTTTATTGCCTCTTCCAACTTTTCGATACCGAGAAGTTTTTTCATTAAAGTAAATCCATCCGGAACGCCGACCGACAAGGATTTAGATTCGGCGTAAACCATTTTATAAACATAGTCCGAGTACATATAGCTCAACATAATATCCGCACCGTATGGTCGTTCCAAATTAAGTCCGTTTTTGCCCGACAGTTCATAAAGATAATCAATTTCGTCTTTCATTTCCTTAATACTGAAAGGCATAATATAAGGATTGCCGTCCCACGTCCGTTTTAAAAAATCTGCCATATACGGCAGACATCCAGTACCGTTATCCTGTCTATAAACCCATGAAGTCCAAAAAACATTCTTATCCGGTTCGTAAAAATGTAAGATTTCTAAAGCTAAGTCTCTTTTAACTATAACGTCTTCATAGGAAAACAATTCTAAAAAACGCCCTATCCTTATTTCAGCCGACTTTTTAATATCTGATAGCACGACAAACGAATTTTTTAAGTTATTTTCGCTTAAGCCGTTTAAAATTTTTTCCTTATGCCTTC harbors:
- a CDS encoding glycosyltransferase family 39 protein; this translates as MNKNKIITYSLFLILIILFAVRLILITKIDLIPEETYYWQWSRHLALSYYDMSPMVAYTIALTTFFGRFNSQFFVRFAAPAISLLLSLFAYSALKKITGKTLPPLIWAILLNAVPILNIGSILIVYGNLQMLFFSLTILLLIYFIISGKDFYWYLIGISTGFALLSKYTAAFIYPIVLAFLILSRKHRKYLFKKEPYIAFLISVIIFAPVIVWNSFNDFVSFRHLMTLSGGYKSFDIFSKNLTLFIGSQAGIISPFLFLIMMVSIFAGLYIALKEKNDVYLVLSSASIIPFLYFLYQCTKTMVQPNWPVFLYFPAFLLASLVAYRLYETSNKKIKKIIVYFYGLSFITGILFSVIIFISPYYPAVGKLFNVKISKSPLRDMLGWKNIGKDADFILNKYKKDRLLIAARRFQTASELAYYVKGRPQTYSFNYFMRNNEYSLWNNFKNKKGRNFLYVIDTKYGKNLEKSLCENFKSCSLVKKTVIKNKFGQKIRTVKFYILKDFLYKDKYMFKKFSSKEF
- a CDS encoding 4Fe-4S dicluster domain-containing protein; this translates as MAIEKHDKENSGGGRPVAEKGEHIVARHLIEDDNIKEEKNLVIDGVDVSGRWNTFIISRVDSDFDRSFFEEIKKTVVGSRINRCWQCGMCTASCTVTPLYRRFNPRAFIYMMQLGNLRELKKYIDVAWRCVGCYKCSQRCPKQVNPAEMMEALALVMKKYFSEEVKTKLKLDEEVKTIYEDMIIGHGRLDLAKLHTSAMQKSGRTKEMLGKIERGAIFEMVKDGRAFSVLRLGKPHNWSSSKEAIENYLHKLKTIENSEAGV
- a CDS encoding disulfide reductase, producing the protein MDKLKENQAAYYPGCALLTIDRAYNNSSKLVSKKMGIELVEIPDYNCCGIGEMKSKGAASMYLPLRNMMIAKNRLGSKNLVMACSVCYHEFSRSINRVKENQNELTAVNEIFKEAGEFKEEYIPDGEARHILEFLYNEKGVEEVKKNVVKPLKGLKVAPYYGCLYSRPSMYTFTDKKPKMDNSERPRFMHEFLEALGAETVFYGNEVQCCGGRNVVQDEETSFTLCSQTISKAKKAGADVIALICPKCAGALDVNQPKIVEKFGKDSELPIVYLTQLMALAFGFSKKEAEFSDMISEPLKVLNEKGF